Proteins encoded together in one Venturia canescens isolate UGA chromosome 10, ASM1945775v1, whole genome shotgun sequence window:
- the LOC122417012 gene encoding E3 ubiquitin-protein ligase LRSAM1-like isoform X1 — translation MTRATRRCCHDGTSIMSFTKKHRGKVNVDYKARLEHKLYLARENPEPVFDISDCSLKQVPSGIYSLCKVFRKRVLLMQCNRLTTLLGGGALSDLSLLTVLDLRNNEFTNLPTEIVHLVSLKELYIQDNNIRKLPAELGDLENLTILNVAKNKLKGLPDSMGMLKKLSILDISRNEAVQKLPMTLGQAQSLKEINLEGLDNLSYPPKDILLGGTIVIVAFLAHECGIEYAPEKYKKEEESVLNVDEQEDQARRLNKDSIVQATLTRLEKEKEMRQNALLEVEKNIKEQQEYELELQSVLKGHRKKLLDDLVQQQTQLEQEIEKVQQERDLNRARLLSFIYNAEKEADHVITEFLRSSEEERQTQAELLEQEKLEEMRILSQCHTEQFNLRTKETLLAMEELLGEELLTERKIDEYTKFRDCNAQSLLELEVRNNHHLAEVVRDQKRSQEDLVNRLRKDEVLQRAAVAALLERSDARSWSIVQQVTLVQSQLAALTSIELERKKFEINQQINDLADKRVTLSAILVDLLDQQEKRRKQLLETIQQIEEQRNVDSTRRNSLFWLMQYQSLMEARPKGLLEGLEPTLVRHVAIAGALHCLPFLVTLPSLMQDLDDERLQSIGIHCEKDRAAIKLAVENYLAEKKLGESPIDPSAPIDLLGSPVYPSAPSDEPCTSSKTHEPTTIPSISTTECVVCLDSHCEVIFLPCGHLCCCAACSSKVTTECPMCRGLIQRKVQAI, via the exons ATGACACGAGCGACTCGTCGCTGCTGTCATGACGGTACATCAATAATGTCATTCACAAAAAAACATCGAGGCAAGGTTAATGTCGACTACAAGGCACGTCTCGAACATAAATTGTACTTG GCTCGAGAAAACCCAGAACCAGTATTTGACATTTCGGATTGTTCATTGAAACAAGTACCCTCAGGAATCTATTCGTTATGCAAAGTTTTCCGAAAGAGGGTATTGTTGATGCAATGCAACAGACTGACGACTCTATTGGGCGGAGGTGCCTTGAGCGATCTCTCGCTCTTAACTGTATTAGACCTACGCAATaatgaatttacaaatttGCCAACCGAAATTGTTCATCTCGTATCACTCAAG GAGCTCTATATACAGGATAATAATATACGCAAGTTGCCTGCAGAATTGGGAGATTTGGAAAATCTGACAATTCTCAATGTTGCAAAGAACAAACTGAAAGGATTGCCGGACAGTATGGGAATGTTAAAGAAGCTGAGCATCTTGGATATTAGCAGAAATGAGGCtgtgcaaaagttaccaatgACTTTGGGACAGGCCCAATCATTGAAGGAAATCAATTTAGAAGGATTGGATAACCTCAGCTATCCGCCCAAAGACATTCTTTTGGGTGGTACAATAGTCATTGTAGCCTTTTTAGCCCACGAGTGTGGAATCGAATATGCtccagaaaaatataaaaaagaagaagaatcgGTCTTGAATGTGGATGAACAGGAGGACCAAGCACGAAGATTGAACAAGGATTCGATCGTTCAG gCAACCTTAACGAGgctagaaaaagaaaag GAAATGCGACAGAATGCTCTTCtcgaggttgaaaaaaatattaaggaGCAACAAGAGTATGAACTCGAGTTGCAGTCCGTGCTCAAAGGTCATCGAAAAAAA CTTCTAGACGATTTGGTCCAGCAACAGACACAACTTGAACAAGAAATCGAAAAAGTACAACAGGAGAGAGATCTCAACCGTGCGAGACTTCTCTCATTTATTTATAACG CTGAGAAAGAAGCAGATCACGTTATAACGGAATTTCTACGAAGCAGcgaagaggaaagacagaccCAAGCTGAGCTGCTTGAAcaagaaaaattggaagagaTGAGAATATTGTCGCAGTGTCATACCGAGCAATTTAATCTTCGCACGAAAGAAACTTTac TTGCCATGGAGGAACTACTGGGGGAGGAACTCTTAACGGAAAGGAAAATCGACGAGTACACCAAATTTCGTGATTGTAACGCACAATCGTTACTGGAATT AGAGGTAAGAAACAATCATCACCTGGCTGAAGTGGTGAGGGACCAAAAAAGGAGTCAAGAAGATTTGGTCAACCGACTACGAAAGGACGAAGTTTTGCAAAGAGCAGCTGTGGCTGCACTGCTCGAGAGAAGCGACGCTCGATCCTGGAGTATCGTGCAACAAGTGACTTTGGTACAATCCCAATTGGCTGCACTAACCAGTATCGAGCTTGAGCGGAAGAAATTCGAAATCAATCAGCAAATA AATGATTTGGCTGATAAGCGTGTCACGTTGAGCGCCATTCTCGTCGATTTATTGGATCAACaagaaaaacgaaggaaaCAACTGTTGGAAAcgattcagcaaatcgaagaACAGAGAAACGTTGAT AGCACAAGAAGAAACAGTTTGTTCTGGTTGATGCAATATCAATCTTTGATGGAAGCAAGACCAAAGGGTCTTTTGGAGGGTCTCGAGCCAACGTTAGTACGTCATGTAGCGATTGCAGGCGCGCTGCATTGTTTGCCTTTTCTCGTGACATTGCCTTCGCTGATGCAAGATTTGGACGATGAAAGACTGCAATCG ATCGGAATTCACTGTGAAAAGGACCGTGCAGCTATCAAATTGGCAGTGGAGAATTATCTAGCTGAGAAAAAATTAGGCGAATCGCCGATTGATCCATCAGCGCCTATCGATCTTCTAGGATCGCCCGTTTATCCGTCAGCCCCATCTGATGAGCCTTGTACAAGTTCTAAAACGCACGAACCTACGACCATTCCGAGTATAAGTACAACCGAGTGCGTTGTCTGTCTTGATTCGCAC tgcGAAGTGATATTTCTTCCATGCGGACACCTGTGTTGTTGCGCCGCATGTTCCAGCAAAGTAACAACCGAATGTCCAATGTGCCGTGGCCTGATACAGCGCAAAGTACAGGCAATTTGa
- the LOC122417014 gene encoding gamma-soluble NSF attachment protein-like isoform X2: MSKIEEGNAHIRQAEKSLKTTLLKWRPDFEVAADEYTHAATCFRIAKSYKQCKDALLKAADCYKQNRSWFHAAKNLEQVLLICRDTGDMAEIPKLAHSSCSLYQQHGSPESGATVLDKAGKMIESTDPEGALPLFQRAAEIVMGEDSPRQAAEYMSKVARIMVKLKMYDQAADAIRREIGMHQAIEHAPSVGRLAVVLVLVQLARGDQVAAEKAFKEWGNYCEVAEIQTLEMLLQAYDNEDANMARTALNSPFIKHMDVEYAKLARGLPLPTTQEYAIPPRSDEGKEEAAAAEVIPDTPTRRVPEKYEDEEEQEMAAASAESPEETKPEDEDDYEGGLC, encoded by the exons ATGTCAAAGATCGAAGAGGGGAATGCGCACATAAGGCAGGCAGAAAAAAG tttAAAAACTACTCTACTGAAATGGAGGCCAGATTTTGAAGTAGCAGCGGATGAATACACTCATGCTGCTACTTGCTTCCGTATAGCAAAATCTTACAAGCAATGCAAGGATGCTCTGCTCAAAGCAGCCgattgttataagcagaacAGATC ATGGTTTCATGCTGCCAA GAATCTGGAACAAGTGCTGCTAATATGCAGGGACACTGGAGATATGGCAGAAATCCCTAAACTGGCTCACTCTTCGTGTTCTCTCTATCAGCAACACGGTTCACCCGAATCCGGAGCAACTGTGTTGGACAAGGCTGGTAAAATGATAGAGAGTACCGATCCAGAGGGTGCACTTCCACTCTTTCAGAGAGCTGCTGAAATAGTTATg GGAGAGGACAGCCCTCGCCAAGCAGCTGAATACATGAGCAAAGTGGCTCGCATCATGGTGAAATTAAAGATGTACGACCAGGCGGCAGATGCAATAAGGAGAGAAATTGGAATGCACCAGGCAATAGAGCACGCCCCATCTGTCGGTCGTTTGGCAGTGGTTCTAGTGTTGGTCCAATTGGCTAGGGGTGATCAAGTTGCTGCTGAAAAAGCATTCAAAGAATGGGGGAACTACTGCGAAGTAGCGGAGATCCAGACTCTGGAGATGCTGTTGCAGGCTTATGACAATGAGGATGCAAATATGGCTAGAACCGCGCTCAACAGTCCCTTCATCAAGCACATGGACGTAGAGTATGCCAAGCTCGCAAGAGGACTGCCGTTACCAACGACACAGGAATATGCTATTCCACCG aggTCTGATGAGGGCAAGGAAGAAGCAGCAGCGGCTGAGGTTATCCCAGATACTCCAACGCGTAGGGTACCTGAGAAATACGAAGATGAGGAAGAGCAAGAAATGGCTGCGGCATCGGCTGAGAGCCCTGAAGAAACAAAACCAGAGGATGAGGATGACTACGAAGGTGGCCTCTGCTGA
- the LOC122417012 gene encoding E3 ubiquitin-protein ligase LRSAM1-like isoform X2 has product MTRATRRCCHDGTSIMSFTKKHRGKVNVDYKARLEHKLYLARENPEPVFDISDCSLKQVPSGIYSLCKVFRKRVLLMQCNRLTTLLGGGALSDLSLLTVLDLRNNEFTNLPTEIVHLVSLKELYIQDNNIRKLPAELGDLENLTILNVAKNKLKGLPDSMGMLKKLSILDISRNEAVQKLPMTLGQAQSLKEINLEGLDNLSYPPKDILLGGTIVIVAFLAHECGIEYAPEKYKKEEESVLNVDEQEDQARRLNKDSIVQEMRQNALLEVEKNIKEQQEYELELQSVLKGHRKKLLDDLVQQQTQLEQEIEKVQQERDLNRARLLSFIYNAEKEADHVITEFLRSSEEERQTQAELLEQEKLEEMRILSQCHTEQFNLRTKETLLAMEELLGEELLTERKIDEYTKFRDCNAQSLLELEVRNNHHLAEVVRDQKRSQEDLVNRLRKDEVLQRAAVAALLERSDARSWSIVQQVTLVQSQLAALTSIELERKKFEINQQINDLADKRVTLSAILVDLLDQQEKRRKQLLETIQQIEEQRNVDSTRRNSLFWLMQYQSLMEARPKGLLEGLEPTLVRHVAIAGALHCLPFLVTLPSLMQDLDDERLQSIGIHCEKDRAAIKLAVENYLAEKKLGESPIDPSAPIDLLGSPVYPSAPSDEPCTSSKTHEPTTIPSISTTECVVCLDSHCEVIFLPCGHLCCCAACSSKVTTECPMCRGLIQRKVQAI; this is encoded by the exons ATGACACGAGCGACTCGTCGCTGCTGTCATGACGGTACATCAATAATGTCATTCACAAAAAAACATCGAGGCAAGGTTAATGTCGACTACAAGGCACGTCTCGAACATAAATTGTACTTG GCTCGAGAAAACCCAGAACCAGTATTTGACATTTCGGATTGTTCATTGAAACAAGTACCCTCAGGAATCTATTCGTTATGCAAAGTTTTCCGAAAGAGGGTATTGTTGATGCAATGCAACAGACTGACGACTCTATTGGGCGGAGGTGCCTTGAGCGATCTCTCGCTCTTAACTGTATTAGACCTACGCAATaatgaatttacaaatttGCCAACCGAAATTGTTCATCTCGTATCACTCAAG GAGCTCTATATACAGGATAATAATATACGCAAGTTGCCTGCAGAATTGGGAGATTTGGAAAATCTGACAATTCTCAATGTTGCAAAGAACAAACTGAAAGGATTGCCGGACAGTATGGGAATGTTAAAGAAGCTGAGCATCTTGGATATTAGCAGAAATGAGGCtgtgcaaaagttaccaatgACTTTGGGACAGGCCCAATCATTGAAGGAAATCAATTTAGAAGGATTGGATAACCTCAGCTATCCGCCCAAAGACATTCTTTTGGGTGGTACAATAGTCATTGTAGCCTTTTTAGCCCACGAGTGTGGAATCGAATATGCtccagaaaaatataaaaaagaagaagaatcgGTCTTGAATGTGGATGAACAGGAGGACCAAGCACGAAGATTGAACAAGGATTCGATCGTTCAG GAAATGCGACAGAATGCTCTTCtcgaggttgaaaaaaatattaaggaGCAACAAGAGTATGAACTCGAGTTGCAGTCCGTGCTCAAAGGTCATCGAAAAAAA CTTCTAGACGATTTGGTCCAGCAACAGACACAACTTGAACAAGAAATCGAAAAAGTACAACAGGAGAGAGATCTCAACCGTGCGAGACTTCTCTCATTTATTTATAACG CTGAGAAAGAAGCAGATCACGTTATAACGGAATTTCTACGAAGCAGcgaagaggaaagacagaccCAAGCTGAGCTGCTTGAAcaagaaaaattggaagagaTGAGAATATTGTCGCAGTGTCATACCGAGCAATTTAATCTTCGCACGAAAGAAACTTTac TTGCCATGGAGGAACTACTGGGGGAGGAACTCTTAACGGAAAGGAAAATCGACGAGTACACCAAATTTCGTGATTGTAACGCACAATCGTTACTGGAATT AGAGGTAAGAAACAATCATCACCTGGCTGAAGTGGTGAGGGACCAAAAAAGGAGTCAAGAAGATTTGGTCAACCGACTACGAAAGGACGAAGTTTTGCAAAGAGCAGCTGTGGCTGCACTGCTCGAGAGAAGCGACGCTCGATCCTGGAGTATCGTGCAACAAGTGACTTTGGTACAATCCCAATTGGCTGCACTAACCAGTATCGAGCTTGAGCGGAAGAAATTCGAAATCAATCAGCAAATA AATGATTTGGCTGATAAGCGTGTCACGTTGAGCGCCATTCTCGTCGATTTATTGGATCAACaagaaaaacgaaggaaaCAACTGTTGGAAAcgattcagcaaatcgaagaACAGAGAAACGTTGAT AGCACAAGAAGAAACAGTTTGTTCTGGTTGATGCAATATCAATCTTTGATGGAAGCAAGACCAAAGGGTCTTTTGGAGGGTCTCGAGCCAACGTTAGTACGTCATGTAGCGATTGCAGGCGCGCTGCATTGTTTGCCTTTTCTCGTGACATTGCCTTCGCTGATGCAAGATTTGGACGATGAAAGACTGCAATCG ATCGGAATTCACTGTGAAAAGGACCGTGCAGCTATCAAATTGGCAGTGGAGAATTATCTAGCTGAGAAAAAATTAGGCGAATCGCCGATTGATCCATCAGCGCCTATCGATCTTCTAGGATCGCCCGTTTATCCGTCAGCCCCATCTGATGAGCCTTGTACAAGTTCTAAAACGCACGAACCTACGACCATTCCGAGTATAAGTACAACCGAGTGCGTTGTCTGTCTTGATTCGCAC tgcGAAGTGATATTTCTTCCATGCGGACACCTGTGTTGTTGCGCCGCATGTTCCAGCAAAGTAACAACCGAATGTCCAATGTGCCGTGGCCTGATACAGCGCAAAGTACAGGCAATTTGa
- the Chrac-14 gene encoding DNA polymerase epsilon subunit 3, whose protein sequence is MAERLEDLNLPNAVVTRIVKEALPDGVTIGKEARVAVAKAASIFILYLTSAANTIAKKGNRKTISGADVIQAMEEIEFEQFVTPLKDALETFKKSQKEKKDATTKRKQQRKDEDGNEVAEDE, encoded by the coding sequence aTGGCGGAACGACTCGAAGATCTCAACCTACCCAATGCGGTAGTCACAAGAATAGTGAAAGAGGCCCTGCCGGATGGTGTTACGATTGGCAAAGAAGCCAGAGTTGCAGTGGCCAAAGCTGCTTCTATATTCATTCTGTACCTCACCTCAGCCGCCAATACAATTGCCAAAAAAGGTAATCGCAAAACAATATCTGGTGCGGATGTCATACAAGCCATGGAAGAAATTGAGTTTGAACAGTTTGTCACTCCGCTTAAAGATGCCTTGGAAACGTTCAAGAAATCccagaaagaaaagaaagatgcGACGACTAAAAGAAAACAGCAAAGGAAGGATGAGGATGGAAACGAAGTTGCGGaggatgaataa
- the LOC122417014 gene encoding gamma-soluble NSF attachment protein-like isoform X1, producing the protein MSKIEEGNAHIRQAEKSLKTTLLKWRPDFEVAADEYTHAATCFRIAKSYKQCKDALLKAADCYKQNRSWFHAAKNLEQVLLICRDTGDMAEIPKLAHSSCSLYQQHGSPESGATVLDKAGKMIESTDPEGALPLFQRAAEIVMGEDSPRQAAEYMSKVARIMVKLKMYDQAADAIRREIGMHQAIEHAPSVGRLAVVLVLVQLARGDQVAAEKAFKEWGNYCEVAEIQTLEMLLQAYDNEDANMARTALNSPFIKHMDVEYAKLARGLPLPTTQEYAIPPVGVRANAAATYVSPNTNNLSGQATVEAEVNHRSDEGKEEAAAAEVIPDTPTRRVPEKYEDEEEQEMAAASAESPEETKPEDEDDYEGGLC; encoded by the exons ATGTCAAAGATCGAAGAGGGGAATGCGCACATAAGGCAGGCAGAAAAAAG tttAAAAACTACTCTACTGAAATGGAGGCCAGATTTTGAAGTAGCAGCGGATGAATACACTCATGCTGCTACTTGCTTCCGTATAGCAAAATCTTACAAGCAATGCAAGGATGCTCTGCTCAAAGCAGCCgattgttataagcagaacAGATC ATGGTTTCATGCTGCCAA GAATCTGGAACAAGTGCTGCTAATATGCAGGGACACTGGAGATATGGCAGAAATCCCTAAACTGGCTCACTCTTCGTGTTCTCTCTATCAGCAACACGGTTCACCCGAATCCGGAGCAACTGTGTTGGACAAGGCTGGTAAAATGATAGAGAGTACCGATCCAGAGGGTGCACTTCCACTCTTTCAGAGAGCTGCTGAAATAGTTATg GGAGAGGACAGCCCTCGCCAAGCAGCTGAATACATGAGCAAAGTGGCTCGCATCATGGTGAAATTAAAGATGTACGACCAGGCGGCAGATGCAATAAGGAGAGAAATTGGAATGCACCAGGCAATAGAGCACGCCCCATCTGTCGGTCGTTTGGCAGTGGTTCTAGTGTTGGTCCAATTGGCTAGGGGTGATCAAGTTGCTGCTGAAAAAGCATTCAAAGAATGGGGGAACTACTGCGAAGTAGCGGAGATCCAGACTCTGGAGATGCTGTTGCAGGCTTATGACAATGAGGATGCAAATATGGCTAGAACCGCGCTCAACAGTCCCTTCATCAAGCACATGGACGTAGAGTATGCCAAGCTCGCAAGAGGACTGCCGTTACCAACGACACAGGAATATGCTATTCCACCGGTTGGTGTTAGAGCAAATGCAGCTGCGACTTATGTATCGCCAAACACAAATAATCTTTCTGGCCAAGCTACCGTAGAGGCAGAAGTCAATCAT aggTCTGATGAGGGCAAGGAAGAAGCAGCAGCGGCTGAGGTTATCCCAGATACTCCAACGCGTAGGGTACCTGAGAAATACGAAGATGAGGAAGAGCAAGAAATGGCTGCGGCATCGGCTGAGAGCCCTGAAGAAACAAAACCAGAGGATGAGGATGACTACGAAGGTGGCCTCTGCTGA